The DNA window TTTTCTATGGGGCCCTTAACTCAAGTCTAGCGCCTCTCTTCTTTACCTCCCAGAAAATAGGCTCCCTGTTTAAATTCTCTTCAAGCCACTTCTTCCAGGTAACctttcaccaaacaccacccaGAATTCAACAATGGCTTCTTGGCTAGAGTTCTGAGTGTCTCTGTATTGTCCACATCGGATTTACATTGTAGTCCTTTGACTGTAGAAAATTTCTTACGTTAATTATCCTGTCTTATTCTAAACCAACAGTCCTCATACTATTCTTTACCTTAACTTTTGTCCCTTGTCTAGTCCCATGCTTATAGCCTTGTCTAGTATAAATTCCAAGTTCTTAGGGTACAGAGCATGATTTATTCTGTTTCTCAATGCTCCATGTAAATGTTAGGTGCCATCAAAGttctttacagactaacaattaACCTATAACTATAAATCTCACAAACTCGCCTGTTGTAATCCAGCCTGGATTGGTGTAGCTGTTGCTGCTTCAGAAGTAATTTTGCTTCTTGCTTAGCGAGCAAATGCTGGAGACGTTCCTTTTCAACTTCCAGCTCCATTTTTTGCAGAAGAAGCTGCTGCCTTCTCTCCTCGGAGAGCCTTTTATCATGCTCTGTTTCTTTTGATCCAGAATCCACACTGTCATACATCCCAGAAACTCGAGAAAGCCTGGTGCAATCACAGGTTTCCTGACGATGTCTTTTGGGCACTTGGCTGACCTTTTGGCTATCCCAAACATTCTCTGCACTCCCTGGCTGGCTACAAGCACAATGACTCATTTGTTGAGGACAAATATTCTGAAAACCATTAATTTGCTGGCCCACATCAGGAGCTGAGCTTGTGGGGCATGGGCTCCTTTGCTTTGCTGACAGCATCATATTGTTACATTTTCTGTGCAAGCCATTTTCCACAGGACATTCATTCAGAACCTCCTTTTGGTTGTAGTGGGTTGTGGTCCCATGCGCATGATTATTTCTACGGTGCTGAGATACTGAAAACAGGACCGGACTTCCAGACTGTGATGTTTTATTGTTCTTGTATAACATTTGTTGTCTAGGTATACTTAGATAGGAACCATCCAGTTCCAAAGGTGGCAGCAGGCATGGACTCCTCTTGCTGGATACCTAAAATAGGAGAAACAAGCTATCATAACTTTCAAAATTTAACAGAGCATGCTAAATTGTATTTTTCCTCAGCAAAATTTACTTTTTGCCATCACACCAGTTGACAGAATAAAGCTGTCATACTGGCACAAGGAGATTCAATGCATTGTGCTGATGGACATGTAGCAAGACTCATACAATGTTTACCAAAAGGCAGCGATAAGCCTGCTATCAAATCTACATTTCAATCAGGCTAAACAAGTACGATAAATAAGAAACTACTGTCTGCAGGATCCTCCTCACAAACAAGCAGCTTCAGAGTACCAAATAGTTGTGAGTACCTAGGGTTACATAAAATCAGCTTGACGACTGGCAAAAAACATTAAATGTTAATGtatgaaaatgtttaattttgcaCGCCGAGCCAAAAAAATCCATTCAGCCACTATAAATACTCTTTGATTGGCCATTACACAGCAGGAGATTTGATGTAAAACATTTCACCTTGCGCTGAATGGAATATTACTTACCGCCGGAAATTTGATGAGagtttttgaaatgtctttaCA is part of the Carettochelys insculpta isolate YL-2023 chromosome 5, ASM3395843v1, whole genome shotgun sequence genome and encodes:
- the LOC142013260 gene encoding protein hinderin-like, encoding MLYKNNKTSQSGSPVLFSVSQHRRNNHAHGTTTHYNQKEVLNECPVENGLHRKCNNMMLSAKQRSPCPTSSAPDVGQQINGFQNICPQQMSHCACSQPGSAENVWDSQKVSQVPKRHRQETCDCTRLSRVSGMYDSVDSGSKETEHDKRLSEERRQQLLLQKMELEVEKERLQHLLAKQEAKLLLKQQQLHQSRLDYNRFKGQALDPEVATDVTQGSPGGPTLMVNGTGQGLSCQVSKPEDCLLRTPALGKGSRTPGSSGGRRIVGCSADVEDGPMWMPGKKETGRSRRGTASGSRKDAATSPVLTGSRKELVTTATSPIQHDISRYETSLIDLVEAMSPRAALGQHCRESNHWKKACGPRKGSPRKPVWCQAPLGTRSEAEELEESRILEDIFFI